A stretch of Channa argus isolate prfri chromosome 16, Channa argus male v1.0, whole genome shotgun sequence DNA encodes these proteins:
- the LOC137101675 gene encoding estrogen receptor beta-like: MASSPGLDPDPLPVLQLQEVDSCKASERRSSPGLLPTMYSPPLGMDNHTVCIPSPYADGNHEYNHGHGPLTFYSPPVLSYTRPSISDGQSSLCPPLSPSAFWPSHSHTNVPSLTLRCPQPLVYNEPSPHAPWLEPKTHSITPSSSIISCNKLLRKRSGEGMEGVNSSCSSAVGKTDMHFCAVCHDYASGYHYGVWSCEGCKAFFKRSIQGHNDYICPATNQCTIDKNRRKSCQACRLRKCYEVGMMKCGVRRERCSYRGARHRRGGLQSRDSTGRGLVGVRLTSRAQRHLHLENPLPHMDNVHHSSMSPEEFISRIMEAEPPEIYLMEDLKKPFTEASMMMSLTNLADKELVLMISWAKKIPGFVELSLVDQIHLLKCCWLEILMLGLMWRSVDHPGKLIFSPDFKLNREEGQCVEGIMEIFDMLLAATSRFRELKLQREEYVCLKAMILLNSNLCTSSPQTAEELESRNKLLRLLDSVIDALVWAISKLGLSTQEQTLRLGHLTMLLSHIRHVSNKGMDHLSTMKRKNVVLVYDLLLEMLDASTSNSSSQTSSSPSPDTYTDGHHPPRPPSHPQPDQNHVPADHAAVPPRGPVEPVNVDRHLQALPPRSTPPSQSSLVAHVDNDFIRSEQWSLDTEDVEPMDYIISDRVVMETALQG, translated from the exons ATGGCCTCCTCCCCAGGACTGGATCCTGATCCGTTACCAGTGCTCCAGCTCCAGGAGGTGGACTCCTGTAAAGCCTCAGAGAGGCGGAGCTCCCCAGGACTGCTGCCCACCATGTACAGCCCCCCTCTGGGCATGGACAACCACACAGTCTGCATTCCCTCTCCGTACGCAGACGGTAACCACGAGTACAACCACGGACATGGCCCCCTGACTTTCTACAGCCCACCTGTGCTGAGCTACACCCGACCATCTATTAGTGACGGCCAGTCATCTCTGTGCCCCCCTCTCAGCCCCTCAGCCTTTTGGCCATCCCACAGTCACACCAATGTGCCTTCTCTGACCTTGCGGTGCCCTCAGCCCCTCGTCTACAATGAACCCAGTCCGCATGCACCCTGGCTGGAGCCTAAAACCCACAGCATCACTCCCAGCAG CTCCATCATCAGCTGTAACAAGCTGCTGCGGAAGAGATCGGGGGAGGGAATGGAAGGAGTGAACTCCTCGTGTTCCTCTGCGGTGGGGAAAACAGACATGCACTTCTGCGCTGTGTGCCACGACTACGCCTCTGGGTACCACTATGGCGTGTGGTCTTGCGAGGGCTGCAAGGCCTTTTTCAAGAGGAGTATCCAAG gacACAACGACTACATCTGTCCCGCCACAAACCAATGCACCATTGACAAGAATCGGCGTAAAAGCTGCCAGGCCTGCCGCCTACGTAAATGCTACGAAGTGGGCATGATGAAGTGCG GTGTGAGGCGTGAGCGCTGCAGCTATCGAGGAGCCCGACATCGTCGCGGTGGGCTTCAGTCTCGGGATTCCACGGGCAGGGGTTTGGTCGGGGTGAGGCTGACCTCACGAGCTCAGAGGCATCTGCACCTGGAGAACCCCCTCCCCCACATGGACAATGTGCACCACTCATCCATGAGCCCAGAGGAGTTCATCTCCCGCATCATGGAAGCAGAGCCTCCAGAGATCTACCTCATGGAGGACCTGAAGAAGCCCTTCACCGAGGCCAGCATGATGATGTCCCTCACCAACCTGGCGGACAAGGAGCTGGTCCTTATGATCAGCTGGGCTAAAAAGATCCCAG GCTTTGTAGAGCTCAGTCTAGTAGACCAGATCCACCTGCTCAAGTGCTGCTGGCTGGAGATCCTGATGCTGGGCCTGATGTGGAGATCCGTGGACCATCCTGGAAAACTCATCTTCTCTCCGGACTTCAAACTCAACAG GGAGGAGGGACAGTGTGTGGAGGGCATCATGGAGATTTTCGACATGCTGCTGGCAGCCACTTCTCGCTTTCGTGAGCTGAAGCTTCAGAGGGAGGAGTACGTCTGTCTCAAGGCCATGATCCTTCTCAACTCCA ACCTGTGCACCAGTTCCCCTCAGACGGCCGAGGAGCTGGAGAGCAGGAACAAGCTGCTTCGCCTCCTGGACTCGGTGATCGACGCTCTGGTCTGGGCCATTTCCAAACTGGGCCTGAGCACGCAGGAGCAGACTCTGCGCCTCGGCCACCTCACCATGCTGCTGTCCCACATCCGGCACGTCAG TAACAAAGGCATGGACCACCTGTCCACCATGAAGAGGAAAAACGTGGTCCTGGTCTACGACCTCCTCCTGGAGATGCTGGACGCCAGCACgtccaacagcagcagccaaaCCTCATCCTCGCCTAGTCCCGACACCTACACTGACGGACACCACCCTCCTCGACCTCCATCTCATCCGCAGCCCGACCAGAACCACGTCCCCGCTGACCATGCCGCTGTGCCTCCACGTGGGCCTGTTGAACCCGTGAATGTGGACCGACACCTTCAGGCTCTGCCCCCCCGGTCCACACCCCCATCCCAGAGTTCCTTGGTGGCTCACGTGGACAACGA TTTCATTCGCTCGGAGCAGTGGTCACTGGATACAGAGGACGTGGAACCGATGGACTACATAATCTCTGATCgagttgtcatggaaacagcCTTGCAGGGGTGA